ACTTTTCATTTAGGCGTGAGACATGCGTCTCTTTTTTGGGAATAGAAGTCCCACCCACCTATTTTTTCTGCAAGCTGAGCCCGCCTCATAACAAAAAATAGACAGTGAAAATGACCCGTCATTTTCTACGTCTATATCTGTCGCTAAGGTCAAACATAGCAGGTCCTTTATCCATTTGAATATAAAAGTACTCCAGCATTTCAGTTCTCACTTGAagtttgtaaaatatttaatatatatgtacattgtGAAATACTGGTATTAAGTTGAGTACAGAGGACTATTTAGAgaactaaaaaaatatttatggtTTTCAGAACAAACCATATGTCAAATATAGCAAGAGGCCATGCAGCAGATGCACAACAGACACGctctgtgtgtgaaaaacagTGCAGTGTAATGCAGCAGATGAGCGACGCAGCTGTCGCGCGCTACACAGGGATACAGTGTGGACGCAGGCTTACGCTGCACTACATAAACATTCAGAGAGCCGTCTTTATTGTGCTTGAATTAGAGGTTATATATTGACATCCGCAAATGTTTTCCTACTCACTGTAAAGAGAGGAGGACTCCAAAGCTGGAGAGGAGGATCATGGGGAGGAGGCAGTAACCCAGCACGCTGGCCACACAGCCAAAGGAGACGCCAGTCATACTCATCAGGTTGAGTAGACAGTACATGCCGAGGCAGCCGATTGCACTGATGCCGTACACATATCCAAACTGGATTTTACCTGACTGGAAATGGAAAGAAACTGTCAGATATATATGGATTTGGACACATCGACATGACCACTGCACAGGATAATGCAGGGTGGTATATTGTGTGCGTAACAGTGGAAGaatcaatttgtttttaaggGTGCATTCACAACTAATTGCCTGCTTCGCATAATAAAATTTTCTAGCTGGTCCGATTCATACACTTAAGATGTTCAACAAATATGATGTGAACAGAAATAGTAATTTGTCAGACATGTaacctggtaaaaaaaacaaatccctcAAAATGTCTACATCATGAAGCATCAGCAGGTaaatgtgtgtaagtgtgaatagagagagagaaaactagTGTGAACACACCACAAGAATTATCAACACTGTTCTCTAAATGATTTTTTACCAGAAGGAGTGTTGCTCCAAAGGCCAAACAGAAGACCATGGGGCCGGCCAGGTCTGTCTCATTCATGATGCTGCCATCTGCTACTTTCAGTGGATGGAGCACTGTCAGAGTCTTCTGCCAGATGTGGTCAAAGTTGATTCCTAGttctaaaaaaagaaggaagaatACACATTACATATGTTGAACAGCATAATCAAGCACAGACACTAGGATAAAAACTGGTGCTTGGTTTTACCGTTGttacagacacatttatttgtgattgaagaaataaatacatgggGAATAACTGTTATTGAACTTTCAAATAAGGTACGTTTCACATCACATTATCGATGGGCCAGAGTGAGCAAATATTTGCGGATGAGCCACAACATTAATACCAGCTTTAGTGTTCTGGCTGATGAGAGCAGCTGCATGTTGCCACAACTGCAATGTGTcatgtaatttcatttttaaatttgtatgCTGTTGATTCATACATGCACAACATTTATGCCATTAATACACTTCCACATGGGTGTAATTGGAGGGTAAACACTGACAATCAGGTCAATTATGCAGTCACTTTAGCACTTAGCCTTTCAGTTATAAATCTGCCCTTCCTattcaattaaatattttttacgacacattttgttttacaacagATGCAACTTTAATTTCACATCTTTATACCAGACCAGACTGCAACAATACTGTAAAGTCAGAAAAACTGCCACTGTGAGCGCCGGAGAGTTACTGCATATAGAAATCAAGTCATGGGCTTCAGTTGTGCAGCTTACCTTCTAGCAGCGGTGGTTCATCGTCAAAGCTGCTACCATACATTGACTGTGATGGAGATGGCGTGTAGGTCTGTGTGGGCTGAAAGATCTGTCCTGTGTATGGCTGCTGAGGCTGCATCACGCCTGGGGCAGCATAACCCATGGGCTGGGAGTAGTCATACTGACCGTACGGCCTGGAAAAGACACACAATGCTCAATGACCAAGACTTTTCAGTGAAGCAGTGTTAACATTTTGAAGCCCTATTCTTGTTTAAActtaaatgaattcaaatataACTGACTTTAACACTTCAAAGAGTTAAGGCAGCTAAAACATAACTGAGTATCTACGATGTTAGGGGAGGGACCTTTTTCCACTTACTTGTTGTAGGggttttcagtgttgctgtagCCATGGCTGGCCTGGTTTTGGTCATCTACACTGTAGCTTGACTGGTAAAAGTCTGTATTGAAGTTGTCAAACCCCGACATCTCTCCGCCTGGCAGGAACAGGAAAACACCAGATCAGCTAGGATAAGTACCTATGTTTATGTAAATTACAGCATGCAGTGTTCATTTTACTTAAATTTAACATCAATCCCTATAAGATGACAAATCTTAAATGCTGTTAAGTTAAAGAATTCTGCTTAGTCAGCTGTTAAAAATGTTCTGTTCGAGCTTCAGCTTGTGTTGCTTGGTTTAATGTGAAGTTAGTTAGTCTTGTGATTCAAGACTAACTAACTTCAATCCCTTTCTTGCCTGACtgtaatatattataattcAGAGTTTGCTGATAGTAAGTCAGCTCTTTCTTCCACCTATCAGTGCTTTTCAGTGATACATCACCtcataatcacaaaataaccATAACATGGATGGCAAATGCTGGCTACTAAATATTGCAACTTCTGTAAATACTGGCACATCCCACAGTGACTAGATTTTATACATttctaaaataaacacaacatgacatgtactgtatgttgtggcTCTTTTCATTGCAGctaacatttcaaacatttccatTAGTAGATAATATACAAGTCTTGACACAGATGGCGGAAACTTAATGAATCACGGGTTGTAATCACAAGTTATAGCAGCTTTCCCTAACGTTGTGTTTTGCAAACATTTCCACACCGTCTTTGTTTACAACGATAGAGCTGTTTAACAGCCTCCACCCAGTTACTGCGACTCGAACTTCTTATTATTGTAACACAATCTGAGAGCTAAAGAGGCTAACGCATTCAACTCCACACACAACACCGTCAAAACGAATGTTATCCATggtatttttttatgaattgcGTACACTCTCAAAttacacaacaaaaggcgaaaacTTGGTTTTAACTTGTCTGGTCACAATAGAGTAAAACTGCTCATCTTTGGGCGGCTAACGTACCGTTAAACCTGCTGCTAAGTAGCTAAAGCTATCACTACAACAGCTGTGTATACGCCGGTGAAGACGTGTCACGCATGTTTGGGACAAGATACTAGCGCCGGGTTTTTAACGCTCCATTAGCCATTTTCATGCAAAGTAAATCAACACTGAGACATGAAAGCATTACAAACGGTTACCTGTGACGTTTGACTATTCTGACGAGAGCGGTGCCAACTTGATTGCGGCTGCTACGTGTCAGCAGAGCAGCTAAGCCTTCCGGGATGATACGTCGACAACCGGAAGCTGTTCGATCACCTATTGCAGAAAATGTAGCGCAACCCATCGACCGAAAGTGGCATTACATCATAGTCATCAAGTGgatttttttcatccaaaagaaACAGCATACATGAAtaaattttttttctaataaaaagCACACCACTTATTTCGTATAAATGTGACAGTATgacataatataattataattctcAAACTAATTTGGCATAATTCAGCCAACTTTATTGTACTTTCCACCTGTTTTTTAACATATTCTGTCTTCCCATGCACACCCAACCTCATTGAACTTAAGAACAAAGGCCATTATATGCATCGTAATTTCAATAAAACAGGACTTCACAATGAACTTCTATCCCTCGTGCCCTAAGGGTACATACAAGGCTTTGAGGTGCAGGAGGGAACGCTTGGCCGATTCCCTGCTGCAGCCATCACATCCCTCAACAACAAAGCCCACTGAGTGCGATCACAAGGGTTTCATGATCACTGTTTTATGTGCAAGGGTGGATAGGTGGTGGTAAAGTATGTTAAGTttattgctgttgtgttgttgcatCTGTTAAACAAGCGCAGTGCTGtgagaaggaatttccccttGGCGGAAATTAAAATCAAAGTCTGAGTCTAAACTCTGGGCCAGTGGTAGAGCTTGTGAACATAACTACCCATATTAAGCTTTTATCTTCTGCTCACATTATACGTCCCATAATTCACACATGTAAACGTGGTTTATTGAGAACACTCGTCTACTGGAGTTTTATCTAAACAACCACCCAAGTAGCAGAAAATCTGAGGTATTCTTTGCAAAATACCAAATTTAATTCAAGGTAGGTCAGCGAGTGCAGtgtaaatgtgacagaaatatcGCAAAATAAGTCGCTTCATCACACTTAAAGACAGTTGTGTCAATAGAGAGAGGATACAGAGATGCTGAGTCAGTTAAAGAGATGCGGGTACTGCACAAGTCATTTATAAAAACCCAATTTTGTCACCatatggcacacacacaaacacacacacacacacagtcagactcTGTTTGAACGAGAACACACTGCTGTAAGCCATACTAAACAGCTTTCAccaatttagatttttttccgatactgtgaacacacaacacacaaaagcagaaaGGAAATATGTATTTCTTCAAGGTTGCATTTTGCTCTGGAAATCAGAACATATTCTAATTAGAAtataaacacagcaaaaaacatttgtggagataaaaaaggaagaaaaaaatagtaatatcTTCACCTATTGAAGGCTGTGTCCTCTCTTGCAAGACagcaaaaaatagaaaagaattTTCTTGAATGGCAAATCCATCTTGGAGACAAGTAGCTTGAGTTATTGTTCACATTAAATATCTCTGAGTAAGAACATGTCTTTCTAGATATTTTCACAAACAGCAGTCACTATAGGGGTGAAAATTCAATAGAGTGGCATGCAGTCTTTCTTTGTGGAATGACCCACCAGACAAATACTGGTATAAATTCAGATAACAAGCCTTTAAGTCTTTGGTGAGCAGAAAGTTATTAGTAATagtgtaaaaagaagaaattagaTACATATACAAGACTCAAAGGGGGGAAACATTGCTTATTGTCTGCGTTGACTGTTGCCCATCACATGTAGAGATGAGATCATCTTGTGTTCTGACTCATCGTCAGAGAAAAGATGATTTAACCGTTCACGTTCGGAGCTCCAGGCGAGAACAAAGGGGGCCTCTTTCATGTGGAAGCCGAGGAGCACATTGATCAGTGCCTGTGTGTGGGGGAGCTGCACTGCTACCAAATACTGCAGGTGGATCAGATCCTGCGCTCGTTCCAATGATGACagataatgtaaaataattggCCACTGACCTCTGCTGAGAGAAAACAGGGGCATGCGGCGACGACCAGCCGAGACAACATCACAGATGTTGGCGTGACCCCGTAATGAATGTCACACTACAAACagatcagaaaaaagaaaacactgctctGCTTTACTCGTCCATTTCTTTCTCAGAAACTGGAGCTAGGACTACTTTGCTGTAAAAATATCCTGTCATTTATTATagtaaaaaaaagccaaatattAACTGTTGCAGTCTAAATTTCATAGACGTGTCTCGGAGTTACAGAGGGAGAACATGGAAAAATAATATGGTGGAAAATGGCATGACGAGAAACCTTCTGAGGAGACTCCATCTTTGACAGAGATAAGATTTATTGagttatcttatcttatttttatatacagctttattaaagtgtgtttttacacaACACGTGAAAACATGTGGAGGACGAGGGAAAAACTCCAAAGGACTATCAGTAACAGACCCAGCTGTCTAACATGGGTCATTTGTCTCCACTGTTGAACATAATCGATTTGATGCACGAAACACGAATTTCAACAGCAAACGCTAATCATAAGCAGGAGCGAGTTGCCTGCCGTACGTCTTTCCTCAGACTTTTAATCATTTCCGAACATGAAGAGCATGTTTCTTCTTAATCCACTTAATGGAAGAAAATTGAAAAGTGCCAGAGAAGTTAATTGAATTTAGGGGCAGTATGTTGCTATGTGCTGTCATAATTGCGGTCTTTTGTAATGTCTCTGCTGTAATCCTGCTGTCACCGCCTGGGTGGATGAGCAGATTAAAAAATACTGAATTTCCCCATACTGCTGCAACCTCTCATCTCCAACCACTTACTTCACCCTCATTTGAGATGTCTCGCCTCCTCACCGAGATCAAATAAAGGAGAAAAAGCACgcgatatacagtatatattcatcTGGTAGTTTTTGTCAAGAAATctgacacattttcttcctCAGCGTCTACTATACACTCACGCACGGCTCTATCTTTACAGCAGGAACGGATGCAAACATCTCCCTCAGACCATTACAAGATTAAATACAATAACCTAATTCAATTTCCTGCCACCCAGATGATGTGACTGCTGCACAGGCTGAAATTGTTAGGCGTCTGGATTTTGTGTGGTCCGTTAAACTAAACAGCACCTGAAGAGATTTTAAAGTTTGATCCAAAAATGTCATTCCCACTTTAAGATTCAGCAACTTGTGCAAAATGATCAGCCGACatgaacatccatccatcttctaccgctttatcctccaaatgagggtcacactcacacctacagtcaatttagagcgtctaatttacccaaaaaaaggtaaaagataaaaatgtttctttgatATAATCTAATCACACTTTGATTAGATTTAGTGTAACTTTCCTTAAACATTAGATTCTGAAATGGTAGCTGAGCCTGATATACTGCAGGTCTAACACTTTCTGGGGGAGCACACTGTGGAGTTTTGGAGCCATCCCTCTCTGATCTGTCTCTGGCTGGCACTGGAGAGTGCAGCAGTCGACCCACGAATGTTCTACCTGTCAGAACAGATTTAGAAGCTGCTATATATAACAATAAAGTCTTGTATCATAAACAGTTGCACGGCCTTggctctttctcttcttcttcctcctcctgccctcGATAGCCACTCGGCCAAGTTTCATTCAAGCCTAACATTTTGTGAAAGCGTTTGTAATTCCCTTCACTGTGAGGAAAAGGCCGTGCCGGACATAAATTAGTTTCATCCCGACGGATTAACGCTGTTTTGTTACTGCAGATCAAATTAACGAAAATCGATATTTTTTTCTACATGACAACATCTGGGGGttgttgtttatatattttCCAGAGCGCACAATCCATATCTTCGAATTAAAACCCCATATCTCTCAGATTCTTACACGGGTGATTCATTGATCGAATGACATCGATTTTAGCATCAAAGTTAATGCAAAGATCAATGTGTTAAGAGAGAGGACGGCAAATGCCaatataaaatatctttaaGTCACCAGTTTTCTGTCTTTTGCATATATCCTATTTTACTAttgaaattaatatttatagCATCAGTCTCTGAAAAGTTTCTTTCTCCTTCCTGAATACATTTCTCCgtctaattaaaataaaagatttgaCAGCAGGGTCCAAGACTTTGTTGGAGATTTCTTATGGGACTTTCCAGCAAAATTACAGCTCAAATTATCCCATCATCAGTCTGGCTGCTGAATGACGGAAAAGAAATATCCCCTTGGATCAGTTGATGATGTTAACTCGTTTCAGAAGTTTCAGAAGTTATGATGCAGGTCTGAAATTTCCTTTGCTATCAGCCTACTCCCTGAACCTGGCCCCAGTCCTAAGAGAGCAGGAGTGATCTCGTTGCCTTCAGCTCTGTTCTCCTCTCCTAACTATAGTAGATGGCAGCTGAGAGAGGAAAATGACAGCCCACGAGTCTCTTTTACCGGACGTGCAGCATCTTAAGGCTCCATCGCATCGTTGCATTATTAAAGCCACTATCAGTGGAGGGGAAAAAGTAGCAGAACCTTCAATGATGGAGCTCTCTCTCCGACTGTTTCCTGTCAGTGCTAAAAGATGCGTCTAGACAGAAGCCCGGGCTCATGCTTTGCAATTTTTCTTTtagattttaacatttaatgcacagctgcagcacaaaacttcttttttaaaacaaccacaatattgtttgttgctgttgcacTCAAGATACAAattgaaaatacacatttgtacttttttggtAGAGGTGACTCTTTACTGTATGATGTATACGAGTATTTGGACCAAAtccttcgagaataaagttataatattgtgagaatgaagtcgtaatctttcaagaataaagtcataatattgtgagaataaagtcgtaatctttcgagaataaagtagcaatcttttgagaataaagtcgcaatttttcgagaataaagttgtaatcctTCGAGAATAAATTCGTAAACtattgagaataaagtcgcaatctttcgagaataaagtcgtaatctttcaagaaaaAAGTCGTAaccttttgagaataaagtcgtaacctttcaaaaataaagtcgcaatcttttgagaataaagtcgtaatctttcgagaatataGTAAatctttgaaaataaaattcGAATCTTTAGAATAAAGTCacaatctttcaagaataaaagAAGGAAGAGAATCTTTCGAGAATATAGTCGCAATCTTTCGAAAATAAAGTCggaatctttcgagaataaagtcacaatctttcaagaataaagtcgtaaccttttgagaataaagtcgtaattattAATCAAATTCTCAGATGATAAGCTGCAACCTGCGTCAAGATGAGGAACGTGcaacattttgtgaagttacattagggcttcacaaatgaagaaatacttcatatttttgtcacatcagcacCAACGTTATCTTTAGaatcaggactttgaaaagattgtgaaagaaaGTGAGTCTGATATCTTCTATCTGACGATAGAAAAAAgaatctcataatattatgactttattctcgaaagattcaatattgttttcctcttcagtttggccctaatactccgtcgtacCAGTGGACTGCTTCCCCCTTGATGAAATGAATGGTGGCAGGAGAGACCCACCACATGTTCATCTGTCACTTTTGCTTCCTCACACTGACACAAGTTGTCCATTTCCACAGAGGGAGAGCCTCACACAGTTCCCTCCCAAGGCaacgttcattcattcatcttagTTTACTGTCTCTCAGTTTTGTCAGCACGAGCAGATCGAAGGAAGCTCTGGAAAATTCTGTTGATTACAAATGCTACTACGTTATTGggataataaaacatttgacttattattattattattattattagtattctGCTGGAAATGCTTTGAATCATGCACTGCATATTCCTGACGGTCCAGCTTGGAGAGGTAGAAAGGGGGAAATCCCTTTAGAGAATATTTTACAGTTCAAAGGACTTTGGGAAATTTGTTTCCATCAAGAGATTTGTCACACACTGGAGAACCTGTGGAAACCACACTTTCCAATCCCAAGAGCTGGGGAGTAATGCCCGGAAAAATACTGAGGGGAGGGCAAAAGaaggacagagaaagagggacacgcacacactgaaacacacacggCAGGAGAGCTGTAGCACAGCTACCTGCCCCCTCCACGGTTTTCTTCCCACATGGCCTTTACGTTGGCAGAGGGAGCAATGGATGCTAAGCAACACCTCACTTGCACGGTTCGCCAACTCAGCAGGGTCAAGATCCCTTTAGGGCTCTGAGATCTTCACTGCGTCACTGTGTCGCGGTGGCCTgagagacgcagagagagagagctgcacaGATACAGTCCCACGATCTTCTCCCTGCTTTAGTTCAATAGTCTAAGTCGTCTGCTTAAGATGTGAAAAAAGGGGTTGCTATTGTggagtgatgatgatggcagtaaaatgaaaaaaaggattcTGAGAGCTATATACTTCCAAGTATCCAAAATGAGCTTTACATTAATAGTGTACTCTGTT
This genomic stretch from Solea senegalensis isolate Sse05_10M linkage group LG13, IFAPA_SoseM_1, whole genome shotgun sequence harbors:
- the yipf5 gene encoding protein YIPF5; this translates as MSGFDNFNTDFYQSSYSVDDQNQASHGYSNTENPYNKPYGQYDYSQPMGYAAPGVMQPQQPYTGQIFQPTQTYTPSPSQSMYGSSFDDEPPLLEELGINFDHIWQKTLTVLHPLKVADGSIMNETDLAGPMVFCLAFGATLLLSGKIQFGYVYGISAIGCLGMYCLLNLMSMTGVSFGCVASVLGYCLLPMILLSSFGVLLSLQGMIGIILTAAIIGWCSFSASKIFISALAMDGQQLLVAYPCALLYGVFALISVF